From a region of the Malania oleifera isolate guangnan ecotype guangnan chromosome 12, ASM2987363v1, whole genome shotgun sequence genome:
- the LOC131144609 gene encoding methylthioribose-1-phosphate isomerase, protein MASYSNFTDATKEDGSLQSICYKRGSLQLLDQRKLPLETVYLDIQDARDGWHAIRDMVVRGAPAIAIAAALSLAVEVFNMEAFNGTSDDAASLLGKKLEYLVSSRPTAVNLSDAVTKLKEVISKAAAVASEARSIFMAYIEAAEIMLKDDVASNKGIGSNGSSFLQRQQHNSNKLSILTHCNTGSLATAGYGTALGVIRALHSEGVLERAYCTETRPFNQGSRLTAFELVHDRIPATLIADSAAAALMKTGRINAVIVGADRVTANGDTANKIGTYSLALCAMHHGVPFYVAAPLTSVDLSLASGQEIVIEERSAKELLHSRGGLGEQVAASGIDVWNPAFDVTPANLIFGIITEKGVVTKTGMDAFDMKGFIKRALISCSV, encoded by the exons ATGGCGTCCTATTCAAACTTCACAGATGCAACTAAAGAAGATGGTTCTCTTCAGTCTATCTGTTACAAGCGTGGTTCTCTTCAGCTGCTCGATCAG AGAAAGCTTCCCCTTGAAACTGTTTACTTGGATATTCAAGACGCAAGAGATGGATG GCATGCAATAAGGGATATGGTTGTCCGTGGGGCCCCTGCAATTGCCATAGCAGCTGCTCTTTCTCTGGCAGTAGAAGTGTTCAACATGGAGGCTTTTAATGGGACATCAGATGATGCAGCATCTTTACTTGGCAAAAAATTGGAATATCTTGTCTCTAG CCGACCAACTGCTGTGAATCTTTCAGATGCAGTGACAAAACTTAAAGAAGTGATATCAAAAGCTGCTGCCGTGGCTTCAGAGGCTAGGAGCATTTTTATG GCTTACATAGAAGCTGCTGAAATTATGCTCAAGGATGATGTTGCTTCAAACAAAGGCATTGGGTCTAACGGATCAAGTTTTCTTCAGCGCCAGCAGCACAACTCCAACAAGCTGTCTATTTTGACCCATTGCAACACTGGCAG TCTTGCAACAGCTGGATATGGTACTGCTCTTGGTGTAATCCGTGCACTTCATTCTGAAGGAGTTTTGGAAAGGGCCTACTGCACGGAAACACGTCCATTCAACCAA GGATCTAGACTCACAGCTTTTGAGTTGGTGCATGATAGGATACCTGCTACTCTTATTGCTGATTCTGCTGCAGCTGCATTAATGAAAACTGGACGCATCAATGCGGTAATTGTTGGAGCGGATCGCGTTACTGCAAATG GTGATACTGCTAATAAGATTGGAACCTACAGCCTTGCCCTCTGTGCTATGCATCACGGTGTTCCATTTTATGTGGCTGCACCCTTGACTTCTGTTGATTTATCCCTTGCTTCTGGACAAGAAATTGTTATTGAAGAACGATCTGCCAAGGAGTTGCTGCATTCGCGTGGAGGACTTGGGGAACAAGTTGCTGCATCGGGAATTGATGTCTGGAACCCGGCCTTTGATGTCACCCCAGCTAATCTCATTTTTGGCATCATAACAGAAAAG GGTGTCGTTACCAAAACCGGGATGGATGCATTTGACATGAAAGGCTTCATTAAAAGGGCGCTTATTAGCTGTTCTGTGTAA